From Astatotilapia calliptera chromosome 19, fAstCal1.2, whole genome shotgun sequence, a single genomic window includes:
- the shprh gene encoding E3 ubiquitin-protein ligase SHPRH has translation MSSRRKRAPPVRVDEEAKKRLNWNMLEDRKNEEVQEDEEIPTCSILSADPAPSSTLLSPPEGATEAACTPVLFTEELPNTSSDITAASTSLALTVFPLLKLSHIWKALIGEFSVRPAWLPSDCDQRAFTFHRMGEQLCISYSSCDESSGVQCSPDEDTCTAECSLRRIPLEDLDWLQKRRVVQLCHQAKDDSVKVGICLLETGLGKPEFLSEGNARLKKANQLMQKLMEYFYDFIIPEVVDNEEEECDTDLERQNVEELYDYVRHMHQEESQKVTYDVQHKALIPVLRPYQSQAVNWMLRREKYRTNSSKEQSLHFLWRELIALCGKKLFYNPFIGCLIREFPLAGIEWPGGILADEMGLGKTVEVLALILFHTRQDLEQEALTLPVGKSVNYFVPPPPLERKKVISCKSEAQPKIKISYPTVRVMLLTAIKEMRSGKGASVNAIFTYIRATYGYDLLKNRNHIRKTLTKLIDDGMVDRVKGRGLAGSFKLGKKYKETKKTFAGSSKSTSRSTERTPRKMFQRRAKEKAEAALQNSLSDDQRDPSTPTSDCPVSEEAETKTEWDESLNEKADQPDDMLDSSTAPLQVSQDKSDSDTRDICRIADLPEERGEASQLDDDKETETPTRASVVPFNTPDYRFECICGELGIIDYKARVQCMNCQLWQHADCVNYKEESLETTPFYCPHCLVAMKPVSTGATLIISPSSICHQWVEEINKHIRSSSLRVLVYQGVKKHGFIQPHMLAEQDVVITTYDVLRSELNYVDIPHSNSKDGRRFRNQKRYMAIPSPLVAVEWWRICLDEAQMVECPTAKAAEMALRLASVNRWCVSGTPVQRGLEDLYGLVLFLGVDPYWVKHWWHQLLYRPYRRGNTEPLYHVIAQILWRSAKKDVIDQIQIPPQTEEVHWLHFSPVEGHFYHRQHEVCSQDALVNLRKISDWSLKLGSLDRRTVNTILCPLLRLRQACCHPQAVRGEFLPLQKSTMTMEELLKSLQKKCRVECEEAHRQLVCALNGLAGIHIIRGEFAEAAEMYREVLRSSEEHKGRLKTDSLQRLHATHNLMELLSAKHRGIPPTLRDDKLDEEAEQLRQHYMTKYDSEVADARQALQPVLQNIKELKRKVKLNSPWWLDVIQRAVRCSTDDDLVSRIKNELTSSYKQQAHKLSMADKFRDGYGLQFLLTTQMQDLMKSQKTVQDAVKSLEGPASKEVIEEATVCHLRPMRLPLNNCVFCKADELFIDYESKLFSHTVKGQTAIFEEMIEDEEGLVDDRLPTTSRGLWAASETERTLKAILSFAKLKRMDPDLVEEGNTFMELFENWKKEYKVLHEYWMVLRNHVSAIDELGMATERLRVRLPDEPKPKLPHIIEPHEVEQNRVKLLNDQAVAKSQLQKKLGQFLYLTNLEKSQDKSTGGLNPEPCPICARPLGQEWAVLTCGHCFCNECIAIIVEQYSVGSRRRAIKCAICRQTTSHTEISYVFTTQSSSQDQDIPVKGSHSTKVEAVVRTLKKIQVTNPGAKCLVFSTWQSVLDIIAKALFDNNMEFSQINGIHKFQENLSSFKYEEKINILLLPLHTGSNGLNIIEATHVLLVEPILNPAHELQAIGRVHRIGQTKPTFVHRFLIKSTIEERMQAMLKTAEKSHTSTAMKHSEAAVLTVADLADLFTEDTEPLE, from the exons ATGAGTAGCCGAAGAAAGAGGGCCCCTCCTGTGAGGGTGGATGAAGAAGCTAAGAAGAGGTTGAACTGGAACATGTTGGAGGACCGCAAGAATGAGGAAGTCCAGGAAGATGAAGAGATACCGACTTGTTCCATTCTTTCAGCGGACCCAGCTCCTAGTAGCAccctcctctcccctccagagggCGCCACAGAGGCTGCCTGCACCCCTGTCCTGTTTACAGAAGAACTTCCCAACACGTCGTCCGACATCACCGCTGCTTCTACCTCTCTGGCGCTCACTGTGTTTCCACTTTTGAAGCTCAGCCACATCTGGAAAGCACTCATTGGGGAGTTCAGTGTCAGGCCAGCCTGGCTCCCATCTGACTGCGATCAGAGAGCTTTCACGTTTCACAGGATGGGTGAGCAACTCTGCATCAGTTACAGCAGCTGTGATGAGAGCTCAGGGGTGCAGTGCAGTCCTGATGAAGACACTTGTACGGCAGAATGCAGCCTCCGTAGGATCCCATTGGAGGACCTCGACTGGCTACAGAAGAGGAGGGTGGTGCAGCTCTGTCACCAGGCAAAAGACGACTCAGTCAAG GTGGGGATTTGCTTGCTGGAAACTGGGCTCGGGAAGCCAGAATTCCTCAGTGAGGGAAATGCTCGGCTCAAAAAAGCAAACCAACTGATGCAGAAGTTAATGGAGTATTTCTACGATTTCATTATTCCCG AGGTCGTAGATAATGAGGAGGAAGAATGTGATACCGACCTGGAGAGGCAAAATGTTGAGGAGCTCTACGATTATGTCAGGCATATGCACCAGGAAGAAAGCCAGAAGGTGACCTATGACGTTCAGCATAAGGCTCTTATTCCTGTACTCAGGCCCTATCAGAGTCAAGCAGTCAACTGGATGCTGAGAAGAGAGAAATACAGGACCAACTCAAGTAAAG AACAATCATTGCATTTCCTCTGGCGGGAGTTGATCGCTTTGTGCGGCAAAAAGCTCTTTTACAACCCTTTTATCGGCTG cttaattCGAGAATTTCCACTAGCTGGCATTGAGTGGCCTGGTGGGATCCTGGCTGATGAGATGGGGCTTGGAAAGACGGTGGAAGTTCTGGCTCTAATCTTGTTTCATACCCGGCAGGACCTCGAACAAGAGGCCCTCACACTCCCTGTG GGAAAATCTGTGAATTACTttgttcctcctcctccgctagaaagaaagaaagttatcAGCTGCAAGTCTGAAGCTCAGCCTAAAATTAAAATATCCTACCCAA CTGTGCGTGTCATGCTACTCACTGCTATAAAGGAGATGAGATCTGGCAAGGGAGCCTCAGTCAATGCCATCTTCACCTACATCCGAGCCACTTATGGCTATGACCTCCTCAAGAACCGCAACCACATCAGGAAGACGCTGACAAAGCTCATAGATGACGGCATGGTTGACCGGGTCAAAGGTCGGGGCTTGGCGGGGTCGTTCAAGCTGGGAAAGAagtacaaagaaacaaagaaaacatttgcagGATCATCAAAGTCT ACTTCGAGAAGCACGGAGCGCACGCCCAGGAAAATGTTTCAGAGACGagcaaaagaaaaggcagaggCAGCTCTACAAAACTCTCTCTCAGACGATCAGAGAGATCCGAGCACCCCTACATCTGACTGCCCTGTCTCAGAGGaagcagaaacaaagacagagtGGGATGAAAGTCTGAATGAGAAAGCAGATCAGCCAGATGACATGCTGGATTCTTCCACGGCACCATTACAGGTTTCTCAGGATAAAAGTGACTCAGATACACGAGACATATGCAGAATAGCTGATCTCCCCGAAGAAAGAGGAGAAGCTTCACAGCTCGATGATGACAAGGAGACGGAAACCCCCACCAGAGCGTCTGTCGTCCCGTTTAACACCCCTGACTACAGATTCGAGTGCATCTGTGGTGAACTCGGCATCATTGACTACAAGGCCCGCGTCCAGTGTATGAACTGTCAGCTGTGGCAGCACGCAGACTGTGTGAACTATAAAGAAGAGAGCCTTGAAACTACACCTTTCTACTGCCCTCACTGCCTGGTAGCCATGAAACCCGTGTCCACAGGAGCCACCCTCATAATTTCCCCGAGCTCCATCTGCCACCAGTGGGTCGAGGAGATCAACAAGCATATCAGGTCCTCCTCCTTACGAGTGCTG GTTTATCAGGGTGTGAAGAAACATGGATTCATTCAGCCTCACATGCTCGCCGAGCAGGACGTGGTCATTACCACCTACGACGTGCTGCGCTCTGAGCTCAACTACGTTGACATTCCCCACAGTAACAGCAAAGACGGCCGCCGCTTCCGCAACCAGAAGCGTTACATGGCTATACCCAGTCCTCTGGTAGCTGTGGAGTGGTGgcgaatctgtctggatgaggCTCAGATGGTGGAATGCCCCACTGCGAAG GCTGCGGAGATGGCTCTACGTCTTGCGTCTGTTAACCGCTGGTGTGTCAGCGGCACTCCAGTCCAGAGAGGCTTAGAAG ATCTGTATGGCCTTGTGCTTTTCCTGGGAGTTGACCCATACTGGGTGAAGCACTGGTGGCACCAGCTTCTTTATCGTCCCTATCGACGTGGAAATACGGAACCTCTGTACCATGTGATCGCTCAGATATTATGGCGATCGGCTAAAAAAGACGTCATTGATCAG ATTCAGATCCCGCCTCAGACAGAGGAAGTGCACTGGTTGCACTTCTCGCCCGTCGAGGGTCACTTCTACCACCGTCAGCACGAGGTCTGCTCCCAAGACGCTTTGGTTAACCTCAGGAAGATCTCAGACTGGAGCCTGAAACTCGGCAGCCTCGACCGCCGTACCGTCAATACCATCCTGTGCCCGCTGCTCAGGCTGCGCCAAGCCTGCTGCCATCCACAGGCTGTCAGGGGGGAGTTCCTGCCTCTGCAGAAAAG CACCATGACAATGGAGGAGCTCCTGAAGTCCCTGCAGAAGAAATGTCGAGTGGAGTGTGAAGAAGCTCACAGACAATTGGTGTGCGCACTCAATGGTTTGGCTGGAATCCACATCATCAGAG GTGAGTTTGCAGAGGCAGCAGAGATGTATAGAGAAGTGCTCCGTTCATCAGAAGAGCACAAAGGCAGACTGAAGACTGATTCGTTACAG AGGCTTCATGCTACCCATAACTTGATGGAGCTGCTAAGCGCTAAGCATCGTGGGATTCCTCCTACCCTCAGAGATGACAAACTAGATGAAGAG GCCGAGCAGCTGCGACAGCACTACATGACCAAATACGACTCTGAGGTTGCGGATGCTCGGCAGGCTTTGCAGCCGGTGCTGCAGAACATAAAAGAGCTGAAGCGAAAA GTCAAGCTGAACTCTCCCTGGTGGCTGGATGTTATTCAGAGGGCAGTTCGCTGCTCCACTGATGACGACCTGGTGTCCCGCATCAAGAATGAGCTGACGTCCAGCTACAAACAACAAGCCCACAAGCTCTCCATGGCAGACAA gttccGTGATGGCTATGGTCTGCAGTTTCTGCTCACCACACAAATGCAGGACCTGATGAAATCTCAAAAGACCGTGCAAGATGCAGTGAAAAGTCTTGAGGGTCCGGCCTCGAAAGAAGTTATAGAGGAGGCCACAGTTTGTCATCTCAGGCCAATGCGACTGCCACTCAACAA CTGTGTTTTTTGCAAAGCGGATGAACTTTTCATAGATTACGAGTCCAAGCTGTTTTCTCACAC cgtcAAAGGTCAGACAGCCATCTTTGAAGAAATGATCGAGGATGAAGAGGGGCTGGTCGACGACCGTCTCCCTACCACTAGCCGAGGTCTGTGGGCAGCCAGTGAGACAGAACGCACTTTGAAGGCCATCTTGTCTTTTGCCAAACTTAAACGCATGGACCCAGACCTGGTGGAGGAAGGAAACACTTTTATGGAACTGTTTGAGAATTGGAAGAAGGAGTACAAG GTGCTGCACGAGTACTGGATGGTGCTGCGTAATCATGTGTCAGCCATCGATGAGCTGGGTATGGCCACCGAGAGGCTACGTGTGCGTCTGCCTGATGAACCAAAGCCCAAACTGCCGCACATCATAGAGCCCCACGAG GTGGAGCAGAACAGAGTCAAACTTCTGAACGACCAAGCTGTGGCAAAATCTCAGCTCCAAAAGAAGCTCGGCCAGTTTTTGTATCTCACAAATCTGGAAAAG TCGCAGGACAAGTCCACTGGAGGTCTGAACCCAGAGCCGTGTCCCATTTGTGCTCGGCCCCTGGGACAGGAG TGGGCCGTGCTGACGTGTGGACACTGCTTCTGTAACGAGTGTATTGCTATCATTGTGGAACAGTACAGCGTGGGCTCAAGGCGGCGTGCCATCAAGTGTGCCATTTGTAGGCAGACTACATCCCACACAGAAATCTCTTACGTGTTCACCACCCAATCATCCAGTCAGGACCAAGACATACCAGTCAAG GGAAGTCACTCTACCAAAGTGGAGGCAGTTGTGAGAACTCTGAAGAAGATTCAAGTGACCAACCCCGGGGCCAAATGTCTCGTCTTCTCCACG TGGCAGAGTGTCCTGGATATCATCGCCAAGGCCTTGTTTGACAATAACATGGAGTTTTCTCAAATCAACGGGATTCACAAATTTCAG GAGAATCTAAGTTCCTTCAAGTACGAAGAGAAGATCAACATTCTTCTTCTACCTCTCCACACGGGCTCCAATGGGCTGAATATCATCGAAGCAACACATGTGCTGCTGGTTGAACCAATCCTCAACCCTGCTCATGAGCTccaggcaataggcagagtgcaCCGGATTGGCCAAACCAA GCCAACATTTGTTCACAGATTCCTCATCAAATCTACAATTGAAGAGAGAATGCAAGCAATGCTGAAGACGGCAGAAAAAAG TCACACCAGCACAGCCATGAAGCACTCGGAGGCTGCGGTACTGACAGTCGCTGACTTGGCTGATCTGTTCACTGAAGACACTGAACCTCTGGAGTGA